A single Acropora palmata chromosome 5, jaAcrPala1.3, whole genome shotgun sequence DNA region contains:
- the LOC141880669 gene encoding aspartate--tRNA ligase, cytoplasmic-like produces MLSWRFPRFLLTPRIVRNSTSFVAKRFISRTSIIMSSENGIGEAPTDEKVAPLGPDGKPLSKNALKKLEKEKEKERKKAEREAKQAAEAGAKDAEDYAKDRYAILPMAQSQEKTSKVWTKVKDLTVDSVGKRVLVRARLHTTRGTGKQCFMIFRDRQYTVQGICAVNEVISKGMVKFAAGINKESIIDVEGEVKLAAQKVQSCSQEDVEVFVDKIFVVSLAEPRLPLQLEDASRPETDEEQAHVNQDTRLDNRIIDLRTVPNQAIFSIQAGVCHLFREFLTSEGFHEVHTPKIISAASEGGANVFEVTYFKGKAYLAQSPQLYKQMVLCADFDRVFTIGSVFRAEDSNTHRHLTEFIGLDIEMTFNEHYHEVIQMIGRTFVHIFKGLRDRYAQDIAKVQRQYHSEPFKFLEPSLVLTYHEGVDMLREAGIDMNYDEDLSTPNEKLLGKLVKRKYDTDFFILDKYPLCVRPFYTMPDPHNPELSNSYDMFMRGEEVLSGAQRIHDPALLTERAKFHDVELEKIKAYIDSFRFGAPPHGGGGIGLERVVMLYLDLHNVRKSSMFPRDPKRVTP; encoded by the exons ATGCTATCGTGGCGGTTTCCCAGATTTCTTTTAACACCACGTATCGTCCGTAATAGCACATCTTTTGTTGCCAAACGCTTCATTTCGAGAACATCCATCATAATGTCTTCAGAGAATGGAATCGGAGAAGCGCCAACCGATGAGAAAGTCGCTCCATTGGG aCCGGATGGAAAACCGTTGTCCAAGAACGCTCTTAAAAAGCTTgaaaaagagaaggaaaagGAGAGAAAGAAAGCCGAACGTGAAGCAAAACAG GCAGCTGAAGCTGGTGCTAAAGATGCAGAG GATTACGCAAAAGATCGTTATGCCATTCTTCCTATGGCCCAATCTCAAGAAAAAACCT CCAAAGTTTGGACCAAAGTAAAGGACTTGACTGTTGACTCTGTTGGCAAAAGAGTCTTGGTTCGGGCTCGTCTTCACACCACTCGAGGAACAG GCAAACAGTGCTTCATGATCTTCCGTGATCGTCAGTATACTGTTCAAGGAATCTGTGCAGTTAATGAAGTGATCAGTAAGGGGATGGTCAAATTTGCTGCAGG aaTAAACAAAGAGTCGATTATTGATGTTGAAGGAGAAGTAAAGTTGGCCGCCCAAAAGGTTCAAAGTTGTTCACAGGAAGATGTCGAAGTGTTTGTTGATAAG ATTTTTGTGGTTAGTCTAGCAGAACCTCGGCTGCCCCTCCAGTTAGAAGATGCATCACGACCAGAAACTGATGAG GAGCAAGCTCATGTCAATCAGGATACTCGCCTGGACAACAGAATTATTGACCTGAGG ACTGTTCCGAACCAGGCCATTTTCAGTATTCAAGCTGGTGTTTGCCATTTATTTAGAGAATTCCTTACTTCTGAAGGATTTCATGAAGTCCACACACCAAAAATCATCTCAG CTGCAAGTGAAGGGGGTGCAAATGTATTTGAAGTTACTTATTTCAAAG GCAAAGCATATCTTGCACAGTCTCCTCAGTTGTACAAACAGATGGTTCTGTGTGCTGATTTTGATAGAGTTTTCACCATTGGCTCAG TTTTCCGTGCTGAGGATAGTAACACTCACAGACATTTAACAGAATTTATTGGTCTTGACATTGAGATGACCTTCAATGAACACTACCATGAG GTGATTCAGATGATTGGGCGCACATTTGTCCACATTTTCAAAGGACTACGTGACAG ATATGCTCAAGATATCGCCAAAGTACAGAGGCAGTACCATAGTGAACCATTCAAGTTTTTGGAGCCAAG CTTGGTTCTCACCTATCATGAAGGAGTTGATATGCTGAGAGAGGCTGGCATTGACATGAACTATGATGAAGACCTAAG CACGCCAAATGAGAAGTTGCTcggaaaacttgtcaaacgGAAATACGATACGGACTTTTTCATTCTGGATAAATATCCACTGTGCGTACGGCCATTTTACACAATGCCAGATCCACACAATCCC gaattgAGTAATTCTTATGACATGTTCATGCGAGGAGAGGAAGTGCTATCAGGTGCGCAGCGAATTCACGATCCCGCCCTTCTCACTGAGAGGGCCAAGTTTCATGATGTTG AGCTGGAGAAGATCAAAGCATATATTGATTCATTTCGCTTCGGAGCACCACCCCATGGGGGAGGGGGAATAG GTCTTGAACGAGTTGTCATGTTGTACTTGGATCTTCACAATGTCAGGAAGAGCTCTATGTTTCCACGTGACCCTAAACGCGTCACTCCTTGA
- the LOC141881994 gene encoding dickkopf-related protein 3-like, translated as MKKVDLLLVFFLLVCVEVVESVVQGLILSVNLMDTNGTNATGRPCKKDRCCGQGHYCHKHNGLCHSCKGDSQKCRRNKMCCDGMECVFGHCRVAKLRGSVGGRCRKDRPKCDAGLCCANAHGLPICKKLLQEGEDCGVPDGGLEYSLNQKCQCGPGLVCKKVKHRHKKRLVGRRGRKKWVCQRP; from the exons ATGAAAAAAGTGGATTTGTTGCTGGTGTTCTTTCTCCTGGTGTGTGTTGAAGTGGTGGAGAGCGTCGTGCAGGGCTTGATACTAAGCGTAAATTTGATGGACACGAATGGAACAAACGCAACAGGCCGA CCTTGCAAAAAGGATAGATGCTGTGGACAAGGGCATTACTGTCACAAACACAACGGTTTGTGTCATTCATGCAAAGGTGACTCACAAAAGTGTCGAAGAAATAAAATGTGCTGTGACGGAATGGAGTGCGTCTTCGGGCATTGCCGTGTGGCTAAGCTGCGAGGAAGCGTAGGTGGAAGATGCAGAAAAGATAGACCCAAATGCGACGCCGGTTTGTGTTGTGCAAATGCGCACGGACTCCCGATTTGTAAAAAGTTACTCCAAGAGGGCGAAGATTGTGGGGTACCGGACGGAGGTCTGGAATATTCACTGAATCAGAAATGTCAGTGTGGACCGGGTTTAGTTTGCAAGAAAGTCAAACATCGTCATAAAAAGAG ATTGGTCGGTAGAAGAGGCAGAAAAAAGTGGGTTTGCCAAAGGCCATAG